In the Deinococcus ficus genome, one interval contains:
- the hemL gene encoding glutamate-1-semialdehyde 2,1-aminomutase, with protein sequence MTTPPSSVPTDVPLPPSTTQSERLFARAKAVTPGGVNSPVRAFRSVGGTPRFIREAHGAYLTDADGTRYVDYIGSWGPMILGHDFPAVRNAIGTALLRGTSFGAPGEGEVELAELVTRLTGAERVRFVNSGTEATMSALRLARGFTGRNFILKFRGNYHGHADGLLVEAGSGLLTNADALGAAAPSSAGVPAEYAALTLVSEYNDPAALDALMQERGHEIAAVIFEPVVGNAGVLIPTPEFLAALHRVKDRGVVLIADEVMTGFRLSLNGATGLLGLQPDLTCWGKIIGGGLPVGAYGGRAEIMDFVSPQGPVYQAGTLSGNPLAMAAGLATLRELEADPELYARLEAYTTQLAAGLKDIAAKAGVPLTVNHVGSMLTAFFVDAPGGIRTYAQAAPSDTKAFAAWFQHLLARGIYWAPSQFESIFVSAAHTDLELNATLEAARGAYKEL encoded by the coding sequence GTTCGCCCGCGCGAAGGCGGTCACGCCCGGCGGCGTGAACAGCCCCGTGCGGGCCTTCCGCAGCGTGGGCGGCACGCCCCGGTTCATCCGCGAGGCGCACGGCGCGTACCTGACCGACGCGGACGGCACGCGGTACGTGGACTACATCGGGTCGTGGGGCCCCATGATCCTGGGGCACGACTTCCCGGCCGTGCGCAACGCCATTGGGACAGCGCTGCTGCGCGGCACGAGTTTCGGCGCGCCCGGCGAGGGCGAGGTGGAACTGGCCGAACTCGTCACCCGCCTGACCGGCGCGGAGCGCGTGCGGTTCGTGAACAGCGGCACGGAGGCCACCATGAGCGCCCTGCGGCTGGCGCGGGGCTTCACGGGCCGGAATTTCATCCTGAAGTTCCGCGGGAACTACCACGGGCACGCCGACGGCCTGCTGGTGGAGGCCGGCAGCGGCCTGCTCACGAACGCCGACGCGCTGGGCGCCGCCGCCCCCAGCAGCGCGGGCGTGCCGGCCGAGTACGCCGCCCTGACGCTGGTCAGCGAGTACAACGACCCCGCCGCGCTGGACGCCCTGATGCAGGAACGCGGGCATGAGATCGCCGCCGTGATCTTCGAGCCGGTGGTGGGCAACGCGGGCGTGCTGATTCCCACGCCGGAATTCCTGGCCGCGCTGCACCGCGTGAAGGACCGCGGCGTGGTCCTGATCGCCGACGAGGTCATGACCGGTTTCCGGCTGTCCCTGAACGGCGCGACCGGCCTGCTGGGCCTGCAGCCGGACCTGACCTGCTGGGGCAAGATCATCGGCGGGGGCCTGCCGGTCGGCGCGTACGGCGGCCGGGCCGAGATCATGGACTTCGTGTCCCCGCAGGGCCCGGTGTACCAGGCCGGCACCCTCAGCGGGAACCCGCTGGCGATGGCCGCGGGCCTCGCCACGCTGCGCGAACTGGAAGCGGACCCGGAGCTGTACGCCCGGCTGGAGGCGTACACCACGCAGCTCGCGGCCGGCCTGAAGGACATCGCGGCGAAGGCCGGGGTGCCCCTCACCGTGAACCACGTGGGCTCCATGCTCACGGCGTTCTTCGTGGACGCGCCCGGCGGCATCCGCACGTACGCGCAGGCGGCGCCCAGCGACACGAAGGCGTTCGCGGCGTGGTTCCAGCACCTGCTCGCCCGGGGCATCTACTGGGCACCGTCGCAGTTCGAGAGCATCTTCGTGAGTGCGGCGCATACCGACCTTGAGCTGAACGCCACACTGGAAGCCGCCCGCGGCGCCTATAAAGAGCTGTGA